One Roseimicrobium gellanilyticum genomic window carries:
- a CDS encoding YceI family protein yields the protein MSTTITPAVLQDLRTQHPNLLLLDVRLPEDFAEGHLPGAVNQCVYEMVFLPELEKQQLAKDRPIAVYGAAESSLESQVAAEKLERAGFTNVFDFRGGLAAWVAYGLRLENVLPPAAPPAIRNGTHALDLTESRVVWVGRNLINKHWGQVAIRSGEVVFENGSVARGEVVLDLKRITCSDLAGSDLHDVLIAHLESDDFFDVERFPEARFTIERTEVCADCPGSRNLRLHGALTLRGITHPLTVEAAAGLTDEGKAALQTTFTIDRTKWGILYGSGKFFQRLAGHLVNDELELQVRILTKEAVQD from the coding sequence ATGAGCACCACCATCACCCCCGCCGTGCTGCAGGATCTCCGCACGCAGCACCCGAACCTCCTCCTCCTCGATGTGCGCCTGCCGGAGGACTTCGCTGAAGGCCACCTTCCCGGCGCGGTGAATCAGTGTGTGTATGAAATGGTCTTTCTCCCGGAGCTGGAGAAGCAACAGCTGGCGAAAGACCGGCCCATCGCCGTGTACGGAGCCGCGGAGAGCAGTCTTGAGTCCCAAGTCGCCGCGGAAAAACTCGAGCGCGCTGGATTCACCAACGTATTCGACTTCCGCGGCGGCCTCGCAGCATGGGTCGCTTACGGCTTGCGCCTGGAGAATGTCCTGCCCCCAGCCGCGCCTCCTGCCATCAGGAACGGCACCCACGCCCTCGACCTCACGGAGAGCCGCGTCGTTTGGGTGGGGCGCAACCTCATCAACAAGCACTGGGGTCAGGTGGCCATCCGCAGTGGAGAAGTCGTGTTTGAAAATGGAAGCGTCGCCCGCGGAGAAGTCGTGCTGGATCTGAAGCGCATCACCTGCAGCGACCTTGCCGGCAGCGACCTCCACGATGTCCTCATCGCGCACCTGGAGAGCGATGACTTCTTCGACGTCGAGCGTTTCCCCGAGGCCCGCTTCACCATCGAGCGCACTGAGGTGTGCGCCGACTGCCCCGGCAGCCGCAATCTCCGACTCCACGGCGCGCTCACCCTGCGTGGCATCACTCACCCCCTCACCGTCGAAGCCGCCGCCGGCCTCACCGATGAAGGCAAAGCCGCCCTGCAAACCACCTTCACGATCGACCGCACGAAGTGGGGCATCCTCTACGGCTCCGGAAAATTTTTCCAACGCCTCGCCGGACACCTCGTGAATGACGAACTCGAGCTCCAGGTGCGTATCCTCACCAAAGAGGCAGTGCAAGACTAA